In Candidatus Tanganyikabacteria bacterium, a genomic segment contains:
- a CDS encoding type II toxin-antitoxin system VapB family antitoxin, giving the protein MIRRTTIEISDDLLAQAKEVLGTTGLKDTVCRALEEVVAASRRRRLARLIRDGTAFDFEGAPIDRAGQWQRRSS; this is encoded by the coding sequence ATGATCAGGCGTACGACAATCGAGATTTCTGACGACCTCCTGGCCCAGGCCAAGGAAGTCCTCGGGACGACCGGCTTGAAAGATACGGTCTGCCGGGCGCTCGAAGAGGTGGTCGCGGCGTCCCGGCGCAGGCGGCTGGCCCGCCTGATTCGCGACGGCACTGCCTTCGACTTCGAGGGCGCCCCCATCGACCGCGCGGGCCAGTGGCAGAGACGATCCTCCTAG
- a CDS encoding PIN domain-containing protein, with the protein MLLADTSAWHLAARPQVIAAWTRAIEEDRLAITPPVKLELLYSTRGAREYAERAQDLDALIQVPAGSATFARALEVQRLLGEERALHHRSVKLIDLLIAAAAEAAAVTVWHYDEDYDRIASITGQATEWIAPRGSL; encoded by the coding sequence ATCCTCCTAGCCGACACCAGCGCCTGGCACCTCGCGGCCCGCCCGCAGGTCATTGCGGCATGGACGCGTGCCATCGAGGAAGACCGGCTGGCCATCACGCCGCCGGTCAAGCTGGAGCTCCTGTATTCGACCCGCGGTGCCAGGGAGTACGCGGAACGTGCGCAGGATCTCGATGCGCTGATCCAGGTGCCGGCGGGCTCGGCAACATTCGCACGAGCTCTCGAGGTGCAGCGCCTTCTGGGCGAGGAGCGAGCCCTGCACCACCGCAGCGTGAAGCTGATCGACCTCTTGATCGCGGCGGCGGCCGAGGCGGCTGCCGTCACCGTGTGGCATTACGATGAAGACTACGACCGCATCGCCAGTATCACGGGACAGGCGACCGAGTGGATCGCTCCTCGTGGATCGCTTTGA